In Sphingomonas sp. SUN019, the genomic window GGTCTTGCCCGAACCGGTAACGCCGTCGAGCAAGGTTGGCGCGAATGCGTGCGCCGCGACGTTCGCGGCGAGCACCTCGGCCGCCGCACGCTGATCGTCGGATAGTTTGGGCGGCGCGTGGGTCGGATCGGGACGCGGAAAAGGGCTGTCGATGTCGACCTCAACCCCCTCGATCGCCCCAATCTTCACCAAGCCCCGGATCACCGCGTCGGACACGTCGGCGATCGTCGCTAGTTCGCGGATCAGCCCCTGGCGGTCGCCGATCCGTTCCAGCGCCTGCGCGCGCTGCGGGGTCAGACGGTCGGGCGTAACGCCGGTTGCGCGATACTCCACCACCAGCCGCGCGCCCTCCAGTGCCGACGTGGAGGCAAGCGCCATCCGCACCACTGCGGCGGGCGGCGCGAGGTAATAGTCCGCGGTCCATTCCACCAGCCTTCTGAGCGGCGCGGCGAGCGGCGGCACGTCCATGACACCCAGCAGGTTGCGCAGCCGGTTGTCGCCGACCTCCGCGTCGGACGGCATCCGATCGGCTTCCCACACCACGCCGAGCAACTGCCGCGGGCCGAGCGGCGCGACGACGACCGATCCCGGCTCGACCGTCATGCCGTGCGGCACCCGGTAGTCGAGCGGGCCGAGCGCAGAATTGAGGACGAGGACGCGGGCGCGGGACATGAACGCCCCGCATATGGCGATTTGATACCGGCGCGGCTAGCTGGCGCGGCGCTCCATCACGCGCCGGTCGAGACCGACGCGTGCGCGCTTCGCGGCATAGAGCGCAGTATCGGCGCGGTGGATCATGTCGCGGATATTGGCGGTGTCGGGGGACACGAGCGCGACGCCGACGGTGCCTGCCGTCATGATCGTCAGGCCGTTCGCGGTGACCGGCACCGCCAGCGCCGCCTCCAGCCGTCGTACGAAGGCGGCGGGGCTCGAGGCCAGAGCGGGATCGGTCACGATCAGCGCGAATTCGTCGCCGCCCAGCCGTGCGGCGACGCTGCCTTTCAACCACGGCTGTTCCAGGCGACGCCCGACCGCCTTCAGGACATCGTCGCCCGCGAGATGGCCGAGCGTGTCGTTGATCGCCTTGAACCCGTCGAGGTCCACCAGCGCGAGCAACAACGGCAGGCCGTCGCGCTGTGCGATCGTTATTTCGGTTTCGAGCGTGCGATTGAACACCGCGCGATTGGCGATTCCCGTCAGGTCGTCGAGCTCGGCCGAGCGGCGCAACGCCTGTTCCATCGTGTAGCGATCGGTGACGTCCTGGACGATGCCGACGATGGCGATCGGCTGGCCGTCATTTCGTTCCAGTTCGGCGATCGAACGAACGCGGCGGAACTCGCCACGCGCCGTCACGAAATCGGTTTCGATATCGAGCGGTTGTTCTTCGTCGATCAACTGCGCCAACGCACCGCTGACGATGGCGCGCGCGTGTGGCGGATAGAAATCCAACGCCTCGCTCAGCGCAGGCTGATCGCCCATCTCCAAACCGTGGATGCGATAGACGTTGTCGGACCATTCGACATGATCGGTGCCCAGCGGCAACCGCCACGATCCGATCATCGCCATACGCTCGGCTTGCAGCAGGACACGCTCCTGACGCGCCATCCGCTCCGCCTGCCGCTTGCTTTCGTTCGCCGCTCCGCGCGCCGCAATCAGCGCCTCGGCGACCGTCGCCAGATGCCGCAACGCCTCGGCGGCGGCGGGCGACAGTTGACGCGGTTCGGTATCAACCACGCAGATCGCGCCGATCGGCTGGCGCGTGCCGTCCGCGTCGGGCGCGTGGACCGGCATGCCGGCATAGAAGCGAAGGCCGTCGCCGGTCACCAGCGGGTTCATCTGAAAACGGACATCTTCGCGCGCGTCCGGTACGACCATCAGGTCGCGTTTGCGTACCGTATGGTTACAGAATGCGACGGTTCGCGGCAGTTCGGAGAGTTCGATCCCGTGTCCTGCAACGGTGCGTTGGGCGTCGCGATCGACCAGGTTGAGCATGGCGATCGGACAATCGACGAAGCGCGCGGCCATCGCAACCAGCGCCGAAAACTCCGCCCCCGTGCCGTCCGTCAGGTCGCCCAGCGCCCTTAATGCCTCCAGACGATTCGTTTCGTCGATGATCGGTGAACGCGCGACAGCCATGACGATCGTGGTATCCGCGAACGCTTAATATTGTTTGTCGATTGGCATAGATGATCATGGTGACCGACCTGCCCCGCGCCTTTGCCGATCATCTCGCGCGCGACCGGCGGCGCAGCGTGCATACGGTGCGCGCCTATCACGCGACGGCCGAGCGGATTATCGGCTTTTTGCAACGACATTGGGGCGAGCCGATCGATCGCGCGGCTTTGGCGCGGGTGAGCGCGACCGACCTGCGCGCCTACCTCGCGCTGCGGCGGGGCGAGGGGCTCGGCAATGCGTCCGCCGCCCGCGAATTGTCGGCGGTGCGTGGATTCCTTGACTGGGCGGGCGGTGAGGGGGCGGCCCCGCGCTTGCGTGGGCCGCGCGTCAAGCGCGGGCTGCCGCGGCCGATCGCTCCCGATGAGGTGATGGCGCTGGCGGGGGAGGTCGCGGACGGGGCGCGGACGCCGTGGGTCGGGCTGCGGGATTGGGCGATCCTCTTGCTGCTGTACGGCGCGGGGTTGCGGATCGGGGAGGCGATGGCGCTGACCGGCGCGGTGCTGCCGCTGGGCGAGACGCTGGTGGTGACGGGAAAGCGCGACAAGACGCGGATCGTGCCGCTGCTGCCGCAGGTGCGCGACGCGATCGACGCTTACGTAGCTGTGGTCCCGTACGCGATGTCGCGCGATCAGCCGCTGTTTCGGGGGACGCGTGGCGGACCGCTGTCGCCGGGGGTCATCCGCGCCGGCGTGCGCGATGCGCGGGGGCGGCTGGGGCTGTCAAACCGGACGACGCCGCACGCGCTGCGCCATTCGTTCGCGACGCATCTGCTCGGGCGCGGGGCGGATCTGCGCGCGCTGCAGGAGCTGCTGGGGCACGCCAGCCTCAGTTCGACGCAGGTCTATACCGCGGTCGATGCGGCTCATCTGATGGACGTCTATCGCAACGCGCATCCGCGTGCCTAGCGCTCGGCGCGCGGTTTCCAGGTGACGACGCGGTAGAGGTAGGCGATGGCGATCAGGACGGTGGTCGCGATCGCGACCGGGCCGACATATTGCTCCAGCACCTGAAAGCGCGAGCCGAGATAGAAGCCGGCGCCCGCCAGGACGGTGTTCCAGATCAGCGACCCGGCGAACGTCCAAAGCAGGAATTTCCACAACGGCATCCTGGTCATGCCCGCAGGCAGCGAGATGATCGTGCGGAACGTCGGCATGAAGCGGAACACGAACACCACCCATCCGCCATGCTTCGTAAAGAAGCGGTGGAGGTTCTCGACGTTCCGCCACTCCATCGTTAGCCAGCGGCCGTGGCGCGCGATGAACGGGCGGAAGCGTTCGTAGCCGATATTGCGGCCGATGAAATACCAGAAGTAATTGCCTGCCGTGGTTCCTGCGGTGCCCCACAGCACCAACGGCACCAACGCCATGTCGCCGCGCGCGACCGCCATCCCGCCCAGCCCCATGATTACCTCCGACGGAACCGGCGGCACGACGTTTTCCAGCGCCATCAGCAGGAATATGCCGAAATAGCCGCCCCACGCGATCAGGTTTAGGATGAATTCGGTCATGGAATGATCCGCCAACGGCGGGCGCGTCAGCTTCGTTCCGCGTGCCTGCGCTCGATCGCGTCCCAGATCAGCCCGGCGACGTCGGTGCCGTCGAGCTTCTCGATCGCGACGATACCGGTGGGGGAGGTGACGTTGATCTCTGTCAGCCATTCGCCCGCGATCACGTCGATCCCGACGAAGATCAGGCCGCGGCGCTTCAGTTCCGGCCCCAGCGCGGCGCAGATTTCGCGTTCCTTGTCGGTCAGTTCCGTTTTCTGCGCGGAGCCGCCGACCGCCAGGTTGCTGCGGAATTCGCCTTCGCCGGGCAGGCGGTTGATCGCGCCCGCGACCTTGCCGTCGACCAGCACGATGCGCTTGTCGCCCTTCGCGACGCCGGGCAGGAACGCCTGCACCATATGCGGTTCGCGCCACGTCTGGTTGAACACCTCGATCAGCGCCGACAGGTTTTCGCCATCGGGACCGACGCGGAAGATCGCCTTGCCGCCGTTGCCGTGGAGCGGCTTCACGACGATCGCGCCATGCGTTTTCAGGAACGCGCGCGCTTCGTCCAGGCTGCGCGTGACGAGCGTCGGCGGCATGAAGCGCGCATAGTCGAGCACGAAGACCTTTTCCGGCGCGTTTCGCACGCTGACGGGATCGTTCACGACCAGCGTCTTGTCCGCGATGCGCTCCAGCAGGTGCGTCGCGGTGATGTAGCCGAGGTCGAACGGCGGATCCTGCCGCATCAGCACGACGTCGACCTCATCGCCCAGGTCGAGCTTCACCGGATCGCCGACGGTGAAATGGTCGCCTTCAACGCGTTGCACCGTGACGGGGTGCGCCTTCGTCCACAATCGCCCGTCGGACCAGTTCAGGTCTTCGGCGCTATAATGGAACAGCCGATGCCCGCGCGCCTGCGCCGACAGCATCAGCGCGAACGACG contains:
- a CDS encoding diguanylate cyclase domain-containing protein; amino-acid sequence: MAVARSPIIDETNRLEALRALGDLTDGTGAEFSALVAMAARFVDCPIAMLNLVDRDAQRTVAGHGIELSELPRTVAFCNHTVRKRDLMVVPDAREDVRFQMNPLVTGDGLRFYAGMPVHAPDADGTRQPIGAICVVDTEPRQLSPAAAEALRHLATVAEALIAARGAANESKRQAERMARQERVLLQAERMAMIGSWRLPLGTDHVEWSDNVYRIHGLEMGDQPALSEALDFYPPHARAIVSGALAQLIDEEQPLDIETDFVTARGEFRRVRSIAELERNDGQPIAIVGIVQDVTDRYTMEQALRRSAELDDLTGIANRAVFNRTLETEITIAQRDGLPLLLALVDLDGFKAINDTLGHLAGDDVLKAVGRRLEQPWLKGSVAARLGGDEFALIVTDPALASSPAAFVRRLEAALAVPVTANGLTIMTAGTVGVALVSPDTANIRDMIHRADTALYAAKRARVGLDRRVMERRAS
- a CDS encoding tyrosine recombinase XerC, translating into MIMVTDLPRAFADHLARDRRRSVHTVRAYHATAERIIGFLQRHWGEPIDRAALARVSATDLRAYLALRRGEGLGNASAARELSAVRGFLDWAGGEGAAPRLRGPRVKRGLPRPIAPDEVMALAGEVADGARTPWVGLRDWAILLLLYGAGLRIGEAMALTGAVLPLGETLVVTGKRDKTRIVPLLPQVRDAIDAYVAVVPYAMSRDQPLFRGTRGGPLSPGVIRAGVRDARGRLGLSNRTTPHALRHSFATHLLGRGADLRALQELLGHASLSSTQVYTAVDAAHLMDVYRNAHPRA
- a CDS encoding DedA family protein, with translation MTEFILNLIAWGGYFGIFLLMALENVVPPVPSEVIMGLGGMAVARGDMALVPLVLWGTAGTTAGNYFWYFIGRNIGYERFRPFIARHGRWLTMEWRNVENLHRFFTKHGGWVVFVFRFMPTFRTIISLPAGMTRMPLWKFLLWTFAGSLIWNTVLAGAGFYLGSRFQVLEQYVGPVAIATTVLIAIAYLYRVVTWKPRAER
- the gshB gene encoding glutathione synthase, whose protein sequence is MTQSLTVAVQMDPLDSINIAGDSSFALMLSAQARGHRLFHYSAEDLNWSDGRLWTKAHPVTVQRVEGDHFTVGDPVKLDLGDEVDVVLMRQDPPFDLGYITATHLLERIADKTLVVNDPVSVRNAPEKVFVLDYARFMPPTLVTRSLDEARAFLKTHGAIVVKPLHGNGGKAIFRVGPDGENLSALIEVFNQTWREPHMVQAFLPGVAKGDKRIVLVDGKVAGAINRLPGEGEFRSNLAVGGSAQKTELTDKEREICAALGPELKRRGLIFVGIDVIAGEWLTEINVTSPTGIVAIEKLDGTDVAGLIWDAIERRHAERS